The sequence below is a genomic window from Uranotaenia lowii strain MFRU-FL chromosome 2, ASM2978415v1, whole genome shotgun sequence.
TTATTTTCTTGCCGTTGGATACATCTTCCGGCTGAGGTTCTTTGGTTTCCTCCAGGTCCAGCTCAACGACCATCGATAGAGGTTCTGCATTTGATGCATCACCAGTTGCAGGTGTGTTGTCATTCTGCTCATTAAAGATTGAACGAACAGCAACCAAAAACAAGTCTCATCCACCGAAATCGAagttcaagttgccgagtgtggactaggcttaaatCGCCAGTaaagacaaagtaaacaaaatttattcactCGTCTATATGCcctgaaaatatgttttttatgtttcgataaaaactaaacgatgaaaaaaatcagagtttttcaaggttgatttatgattttcattgcGTACTTCActccgcggagcacgatctgaaaacccctggtaTGGTAGATAAATGGTtagaaaattcaaagtcaacactctaagtaactcaacaaaagttatttggtgtaATTATTTCCAGCGAAGTCAAGTTACATTACAGCTGCTTGAATTTGGCGGACCGACTTTTGTCAATCTTGAGTTTTTAAGtcataaataaacttttttgttgaatgaacATTTccacgttttgaaaatttaaaggcaCATCTACTAGGAAATGTTAgaagtttttataaatatacGTGCATTTAAGAATGTTTTGTAACGGTGTTTTGCAGCTTTGagtggagggggggggggagggaagTGATCACCCGGACCACCCCCTCTACCATAGGACCGCGCATGCTTTTGAGGCATGTAAACAAATTATTGCTTGCTTGTGCAGCAAAAAGTTCACCCATTgccatttttgagaaaactagtttttaaaagttgctaatggtttttcgatagggatgaaaatccctaaaaaaaaacttattaactgAACGTAGTTTCCGCTAGACGCATTATCTATAAATACGTTTAGTCATCCAGTTCCAAAactaaagcgggccacagactacacaacatttgtacaaatgcgatgaaattcgatgaaattttgtctctgtaaacacgatttgcatagtgtatggcactgcttgaatgagcgcccaaacggttgaagtaaaatcggtcgggatcgaaatatttggaaaaaacatcctcccagccggggtggagatggtttttttgttgctgttgctgttttcgccagcaatcgtttgtgttcgcgtgaaaaaagtttgtatagtatgtgggcgagcatagatcaaacaattgtcgtggaatcatcgaatttgtacaggccatttgtgtagtctatggcccgcttaacagTGTACAACTGTCATTTCGAGCCTTGTTCACCACGCCACGACGTGCCATAGTTTTTCCCAGTGCTCGATGAATCCATCACTAATTATTTAGTTCGAAATAGTGCGAGCCGACTATAGCGAACTACGGTCTGCTCCAAAGAACGAAATCAGGTTTGCACATCCCGGATGCCATTTGCCGAATGACATTGAAAACACTGCACACCGCGACCAACGGGCCAAGTTTATCGAACCTGCTGCATGTAATGTGTATccgcaataataataatagcgatcgatgatgatctttcTACCCTGTAGTAGGGCTCACGACGAACGGCACCTAATATACATATGTAAGAATGTAGAAGGAGGAAGAAAGTGAAACATGTTCTGGTACCGGTTCTGGAAAGAACTGTAGCATAACTAGCGGACATGGAAGCTGGTTCATCGAGCCTTCGCCCGGTGCGCTAAGGTTGCGTGAGGTCTGGATCAAGAGATGTGTGAGACCTTGAAAGGAATTCAATATATAGATCAGTTTGGATGAGGGAGCGTCGTAGTTTGTTCTTTTCGATTTGAGGCGATAGACTGACACTGGTTGCTAGAATGTCCCGATCGATTGGTTTGGTATTGTTGGGATTGGTCGTGATGACGTTTGCGGCACCTCAGCAAGGAGCAAACTATCCCGAGGGATCGCCGGCAGCCGCCAAGGAACGCGATCGGTATGAGGTCGTGGGTCAGGAAGGTGGTCAAGCTGTGGTACGAAACAATGGAAGAAATCTGACCAAGGATGGCGATGAGGAAACACTGGAAGAGTTGCAGGCTAAGTCGGCGCAGTATTCCTACGACTCATCGATCAAGGACTCGATCAGCGATCAGAGCATAACTCGGCAGGAGTCCCGAGAAGGTCTGGCCTTGAAGGGAATGTACGCGTATAGTGATGGGTTCTACAAGCGGGAAGTTCATTACGTTGCCGACGAGAAGGGTTACCGGGTGGTGAAGGAGTTGTCGATCCCGATCGGTGATGGACCCAAGGTAGATCCCAATGGAAAGGCTGATGTTTCGTCTTCTCTTTCCGGTTCCTACTCGATCACTGCGGATGACATCGCGCGACCAATCAGGAAAAGTTCTCGGAAAGTTTAGTGTTCAGGCTGCTGAtgctatttaattttatttatttttttcgttataattttgtcaataaaactttttaagaACGAGTACACTTTTGGCGTTTGCTGGATGGGTCCAATTTACAGGTTTCGAAGGCGTTACACTTGACGTTTCCGCAATAGGTTCCGGCACCTCCCGATTGATCTAGACGAGGAAAAAACTTGCTTAGTAATTGAGGAAAAATTTACTTCATGGAATAAACACTAACACTTATTTCCGCTCTGGCCACCTCCGGTGCTTTGCGTCAACTGACTAGGGCTTACGCAAGACTTGTAATTACAGGTATTCGGACAACACTTGCCACCACTGGTGCTACAATCGACGTCGCTCAAACACTTCGGGGTACAGGTTTGCACTTTGGAGGCCACTGGGCACTGACCGAAAGCTAGAACACGAAatcaagttaatttttttccatcttAACGTACTTAGTCGATCAAACTTACAGGCCGCCTCAATGATCGCAATCAAAGCCAAAGCCACGAATCCgacaatgaataattttgctGCAAgacgcaaaacaaaaattgaatttgaataggTCACCTAGTGATCTTTAGAACTCACCCATGTTGATAAAGATGAACCACtttcaaacgaattaaaaaaaaaaacaaattgaatcgaTCACTGATTGACGAGTACTTCTCTAGTAAGCAACTAGAACGTTCAACGGTTCACTCTGGAATGAAGATCGTGTTAAACGGAATATAGTACCACTAGTTAAAAAATAATCGATACGGCACTCACAGAAAAAAAGCAGGAACCAAACCGAATGGGCCGGATCGGATGGCGAAAACCTGTTTTTTCAGAGGCAATAATTTAAAACGGGGCTGCGACTTCGGaagaaaaacaacgaaaatataaaaaaaaaatgacctgAAGCGTTGAACTTCAAGTGGCGCTGGCGCTGAAAAGCGAGACGAGTGTGCTTTATTAGAATCTTCACCCATCTTGCCTTGGAACCATGCCTGTAATTGAACTTCACTTCTGAGGAACGGGTGATTAATTATCTGGGGAGGTGTTCCAATGTGTTAAGAGGGATTTACTAGTATCCGTTTATTATTTTAATCGAATGTGTTTCCGGGTATTTGGAACTTGAATATCGATAGGATAAtattctagaatattttttaatttattttaaatcttctgAAACTTCTAGGTGacaatgttccaactccgagtgacaaaagaaggatttgaaatttgttccgggctaatattttgcaataaaaagcgCTTTCCTGTATTTCATGCATGGCCGTTGGAAAGAGAAAGGGGAGGGGGGTTAACGTTAaaccccatgagggtccaaaatgTCTCAAGCGATATGTTTTTGCTCGCTCGTGTTTCCTAATCGAACTTTACTTTGACGAACAACTCAAATTAATCAAGTGTAATAATCTCGATTCAGAACTTAGTCCAAAGCCTCGAAATCTCGTCCCAGGTCCCAAACTTGTCTCACTTATTgatagtaccgtaaaacgggttaacattgatcaccggggtaaatttgaccaaaaatccacattatcatcaataactcagtcgttagtttgaatttttaaaatctgttttctacgtttgaaagcctatgaatttAGTAGGCAATctaataggcaaaatttggtatgtatttgaaatgtttttctgttaacaaaaaatcaaatttcaaaatcttaaaatatctatttttccaaggctcggaaacaaacagctctcccgATGATactaaaaagcatttagaagcaaacgagttgtttaatgtggaagaacaactttttttctttctatatgAACAGTTAGAGTGctatttttatgatcatttaatgataaatttttaatatttataaaactagctgatcccatacgaactccgtttcgctttcaacttggaatatgtcatgaacagttagtataaaagtcaattgccaagcattttccagattcacttccgaatttattgtttttcattgaaatcattgcaaaaatattggacgatcacttttctgtcgtctgctactaaatttgaaaacaggaATAAATTGACCGTCCGAAACACCCCCTgtgtataaatttcaactcCGATCGTTaaataacaacgcaattattgccaaaaagttaaacccctttcggtgcaAATTTTCCAAGccatccattgcataataacgtcaatatttctaaaaacagtgaaagtttagttaatatggacgacccttttcgcCGACCCCcagcaaaacatttgacatctgaaatcgattaaccgtccccgaaaactaccgtgtgcaaatttccaatccaatccaatgtataataacgacaatattgcaaaaacattgaaaggtgaatatggacgaccccctttgccgaccccttgcactgaatttaatatctgaaatcgattgctcgtccctcaaaactatcgtgtgtcaattttcatctgaatccgatgtataataacgacaatatcgcattaacagtgaagagttaatatggacgacccctttggccgacccgttactttaatttggataagtgagaTCAATTGTTCGTTCCTAATAACTCCCtagagcaaattttcatcccaatccgatgtataaaaacgtcattatcactaagatattgaaaagctaatatggacgaccccttttgccggcttctaacactaaatttgatacctcaaatcgattgcacgtccctcaaaactattgtgtaccaattttcatctgaatacgatgtataataacgtcaatatcgcaaaaatagtgaacagttaatatggacgacccctttggctgaccccttacacaaaattaaacacctgaaatcgattgttcgtcttttAATactctcatgtgcaaattttcatcacaatccgacgaaaaataacgtcaatatcgcgaaaacattatttgtcttgtatggacgaccccctgcAGAAGGGGTCATTCGAGAAtctgaaatcatttttcatccttcctggtcttAATGAgcgtccatgccaaatttcagacctctagctcttaagacggctgagtctatagaagacaaacaaacaaacaaacaaacaaacaaacaaacaaacaaacaaacaaacaaacaaacaaacaaacatacagaaattgctttttatatatatagataaggacactttccaagagtaagcccgtattggacaaatgctgaggaaccctatcaaatcgttaactttgaagaaaaaatgaaaatggaaatagtgagaGGGCCTAGggaaatgtgtgaaggtaaaatttcatttgtattttgaagcgcAGAATATTTagcaattttaattatttttgccccttaatgtaggcagcatcatagttcttttttcgattatgaatttttttaaaataaaacgttaaaaatcaaggttaaattgataaactagcatttttaaatattatcaagatgttttgtatccttcatgttcaagaaaactcgttaaaaccgtcagaatagagactgatcaatgtcaccccgaAGCATCatattctgaacagagacgaaaacgatttttaaatcaaattttaagaggtctaataaatttctgtatCCATGTtctacgttcataggagtccagtactggttttaaaaatattaaacattccacattctccttaacagaaaaaataatcgaaatatattgaaaaaagtgatcaatattaccccggattacggtacctaaTTTAGTCCCGAATACTGAATTTCTAAAGTTAGTGTTAGactccaaaaattaaattaaataagcaTGCCAGATTGCTCAGGTTTTGCgcagattttttcactttattttcaaaattgaacaaaaatttaaattgagtccTTAGAACTATGAATCTTGcgtccaaaaaatttttttaaataaattttgttaaaacaaacaagagcgattttttttcttcttgattttaatagAATACTTTCGAAATTTTCCTGAATATTGGCCGGATTctggagaaaattttgaaacagtaTGCAAGGTGTTAACatgaaatagcccggattttcctGAACCTGAAACTTGAGGAAAGATTTCTAGTAAATACCCAGTTTAtcgttcttgattttcagtttgggcCATCATTGGGATAgtatcctgattcgaatcttggttttccatttcaaaccgccgccgaccgtggcctagaggatagcgtttaagtctgctaagccagaggtcatgagatcgattctcggtcacggcatactgtgggctggtggtgttagcatacGTAAGGTGCTAGCCATCatttccttgaaagatgtacgctttagcaCGCTTTAGTGTTAAGTAGagtttagatctcttcaaagaaacatggagtttcactgagatcctgtatgtgtgtgttcgtttttgaaCTTAAATAAGATTGACTTTTCATATTCCaaactcatcatttcggaatatgaaaagaaactatttaaaatttaaaccatttttaagatttgtacTAAATTTTCCTCCTCAGTTCATATACAGAATTGAAACGTAAGAAAGTTTAATgagttcagaattgaaaaatcagaaaccatttcatcattagaatttttcgttcaaatttacaagttcaattacgagtaaattattttaaaaaaatggttattaaaaaccataaattcagaatcaagtAAGAAATTTCTGGTTGGGGGTGCTGATCAAATTTCTCCTTTTGGTTTTTAATTCATAGGAGTTCATATCTGGAATTCAGACACAGTTTTTGAATTAAGCCTCAAAATGATTACAGACAGACAGActcggaattaaaatttaaaattcgtattCGGATTCAGcttgaatttaagttttataaccaagattaaaatatcaatataaGAATTtaattaaggattcaaattgaaggGGATCGCAGTTTGCTAACttttattcttgattcaaaactaaatttttcaatgtaatCAGGGTCAGTTTAGGAACACAAGCctggtgaaaatcacaaatGTAGATCtgtattcatttaaaaattttctaagaaaattttaactttattcacagggcttaggcggcatccataaattacgtaacgcaaaaattgctcttttttgaccccctccccccgtatgtcacaaatcgtaacgctgcaacgtaccccctatgaaaattacgtaacgctgaaaCATACTCCCCCCCCCTCCACTATCctttctaattttaaaatttttagttcgaAGGTTcgcaaaaaaattaacacaattaTATTACAATAtaagaagttcaaaaatattaCCAAACTCAACAAATAATTGGACCTTCAATAACTtgttgataatatttttaaacataataaatattaaacatAATAACCataataaacattaaacatcAACAACATATTTCCAGATCTCTTCACTATCGAAGTCCACACCTGTCTTGATTGCGTCTTATTACTCAATAGTCAGACCTTTCTGTTTATACTTATTGTTGGCCATACGAATTGATCTACGCTTGTTAACTGATAGTTTGGCTTGtgcatgaaaaatattcttagtAATATTCGGTTTTCAACCGATCGTTTCATACCAATGTAGTTCAGATTATAAGAAAATGGCTTGAAGAATCTTTGGGATACAAACCAGCTTCAAAGATGTTGAAGTTTAGAGCTTTTTAGCTGACTTTGATTTGCTCAACATTTCCGATAAGTCAGAATTGACTTAACATGACATAAAATTGACTTTCCTGCTAAATACCTGCGATCAGAATGAGAATCGTTGTATGAAAGAAAATGTTACGTAACGTTGAGCTTAcctccccccccctcccctatgtcacaattcgtaacgctagaGCTCACCCCCTCCcgccctaggagcgttacgtaataaatggatgcccccttaatatggaaatataaaattatctttgataattttggttAATAAAAGGTGAAATTCAGCTGGAAAGTTTATTCAACATTTAGCATTATTATTATTGCagaaactaaaatcttaaaatttattcgaGCTTACAAGAGAAGAAAATAATCCTTATTTGAACCGTAAACATTATTTGTTActttcatttctgaatatttgatagATTTTCACCAATGCTTAAAATGGTTATGTTTGtggctaaaaaaaattatttattttatttaaataaatataaaaaggtTTTCTTTCAAACGAAGCCTCCTGAATCccatatttatttgttttatttttgtttagatTGTAGTAATTCTAAGATATTTGTGTCATTCGCAACTTTTATGAACGATGTATTTGGCGaacagtaataaaaaaaacttatcctgtacaactgtgttcaatgtttactcttgggcacgaactcacggacattaactcaggaggcaactgacatgccaactgagctataccaCATGACCCCATATTTGTTaaagcttcatgaaaaaaactaacatttcCTAGGAACTTTTTGTTATCGAAAGTAAGGATTTTCGGGTTTTCCACTGATCACTTTGAcaatgacacttagaacaaaaattcaaacatgttctgtctatttttttgtcagattttgtaggttcgtaataccgacggcaggtggcgaacctgaaaaatttgacaaaaaatgccctgtaggaaaaatgtagctgtttagcccgattttgtcGTAGAAATaacctattttttattttaaagttgggtggcatttcctaactgggatagcatttcatcaaatcgatcgatgcgcactctggaatcgatattgcgtactgttggaaaaattattaagaaagcgaaatcgagtgtccagtcagtacacggagaaaaaagacgactgttgtttcaattatttcagcaaGTTATACTAATCATCAaagtgtagttgatttttttgcaatcaactataaatataatggaCTCTACTTCAAACTGCAGATTGatcttacgcaatcaactacgAATAAaatggattcaactgtaatggatttcactgtaaatatgatagattgaactaaattgtatgattgattttcggaaattcaacaataaatataatataatattttaCTTAACTTTGAGCGTGCAGTTTGTTCTCCCCCCAGcagcatcgaaaaaaaaacgtgataaATTTCGGCAGACCGCAGACACTCTAGAATCCGAAGGATTTGATTGTTTGCTATACAAAAAACGGCGATTCTTGACCGTCCGAACCGCACTCAAGGCACCGCTTAAAGGTCCCTTCAGAGGAAAACTGGTTGTAGTAGTAGAAACACTGGAGTCCGATCAAACTGCCAACGAATCAGAACGATTCGCTATCAGATTGGAATGTCTCCGTGCCACCGGGAAAACAAAACGTACCCTAAAAGCTGTCCGAGGAATATGTGGAGCAGGTATAACGGCTTCAATCTCCGCCGATTCACCGGAAAACGACCTCTTGCAGCAGCACTTGAGTAAGTTCcccttaaaaaataatttagaacgGTTATAAATACTCTCCATATTTCAGGCACTCAACCCGTGACGATCATAATCATCCGCTGTTGGTTGATGAAGCTGTCCACTGCGTAAAACCGGTGGAGTTTTGGTGTACCAAGTCGACTCTCCTGAAAAGGAAATGTCCTCGACTCCCCTGCAAAGAATAAATTGCAAACCGGGTACCATAATGGCAGCGACCTGATACAAAATAAACTTGTCGGTAAGTCTCGTTAAAAATgtggtttttcaaataattgactGAATCTCCCTTGTCTGCAGGACTTGTCGGAAGGACAACCCAAAATAATCGAATAGACATTGTTGTCACTTCCCTTACGATCCCATTCAATTCCATCCAAACCGGATCAGCATACGGAGACGACGGCAAGCTCTTGGAAGACGAGGAGAAACAAGTCGATGTGAATGTCTTACAAGTGTAACTTTATACAACCAATgttagaaataaacaaaatctaaatACATCAAATCATGAACAAAAAACATATcacactaaaaaaaattaacttcaaataTACATatagttatttataaaaatatctatCATACACGAACTGTTAATAAAaccaatttatttataattaattccataagaaaaatataattgaattaatCATATTTACATCAAAACGCCTGCAATCAATCGAACAATTTcaattgaatccatcatatctacagtcaaaagaaaaaaaaaacaatcatacgATCACAGTTGAAATCATTGTATGTACTGTTGAGTGCACAAAATCCATCAGGCAACCTACTATACAAATAGTTGAAATCTTCAGATTAATAGTTAGCCGAGaattaatcagaaatatgattggatataagtggattattgttgaaAATACTTTACTTTCTTCTCCGTGTATGGTCAGTGATTTTTCGGTTTCCTATGGCTCGATTTAATGAACCCATCCCATTAAGATATTTTTGAgggtgaaaaaaatctaaattttgtacattttatgAGACCCCAAAATCAAAGATTAGTTTTTGCAATGAATGTCTTCTCGAAGAATTAAAAGAAAAGTCCTGTAGCTTTAAATTTGCGTAGAACATAATAAATTCTGCAAACAACCGGCTACATTCGCGTTCAAAAGAATTTGCATTGTTatcttttcaaaatcatcttcatattctacaaaaattggttatatatttcattttttttattatcttgttATAGACATAGGAATTATCTCTGTTATTTACGTGTTGGTAGGCGGGAGATGATTGTTCTCATGGATCACAACATTATTTATGGCACTCCTTCTATTTATTGATAAATACATAACATTCAAGCCCCGTTTGTCGAATTGGGTTTATTAATCGAATCAAATCCATTTCATCCCCCATCTAAGGTTATAAAACAAAGCATGGTTACGAGGTTGGTGCTTTATTACGATCGATTTTGGACCTATGTAACTATATTGATTAGACAACTAAAATGAGGTAGCGTAAGTCGCTTTGGCCATGCCaaaagttgtaaattttttgttaatgtcTTACTTCTGGATACAAAGGTGAGTTGTTAGCAGTTATTGATTAGATTGTAATCGCTTGAGAATAATtcgaaaattgttttgatatctCAAATTTATTGAATCACAAAATATGTGAAGTGCGAGTAGGCGTTGACTCGCGCGGAcgtcaaaatttttcgatccgcaaaaaaaatcgttgtaactaaggaagaaaaaagtttaaataaggAAGAACCACTATccaattcagttgaaaataaccGCAAAGGTGTACAAAATAGTTACGTGTGCTGTAGGGAAGAAACTACAAGATGTGCGAAAAAACAAATCAGCTTCAGCAACGTTGGTTGCAATAGGTTCCGATATCAAACAGCATCAGCCTGCTTCCTGCCAACTTCAGATGTTCGGTTAGAATTCAGGGAAGCATGTGTTATGTTGACGATAACCtatttggtgagatccaacttttttttacgatttaagACTTTTgcattgtataatttttgtataaagTTATTGTACATAAAGCATAAATATGAAACGTTTgatagggaactccacgctttattctTCCGTGACCGTAGAAATCTCCgcaatgcatttttaaatataacagAGATTACGAAGAAAAATAGAGGACGCAAGTCTTTCATTTTCCAAGATGCTTACACgttttggctatgttggtaatagaaaaaaaagaagagacaaaaaatcacaaaatttgcacattttcGGAAATTCATAGTATTGGAAAATAGATAGGCATCACGTGGGATAAAAATAGATGTTTCAACCAACAGAAAGTAATTCGTTATCTCGCTAGGCTTACGAAAGAGACTGATACATGTAACCAAATCAGAGTAAATTTTAGTAGTTTTTCTAAtatctgcaatattttttttgccaattgaATCCACTTGCTGTTAAATCGATTAATGAAACTTATTGCACCAAACGATTGCACTATCACGATACGACTGTCTTCTTTCGCAAGGGAGTTCCAAAATGCCCATTTAAATGCTCAACGTGTCATTGGCTTCATTCTTTGCCGGTTGCATTAAGTCTAGTTTGAATTTGAACATGTGTATCCTCGACATCTGCAGTTCTGTTTGGGCCTGAAAATTCTAAACTTGACTTTGGTAGAAAGTGCAATGTCAAATTGCATTGCCCCTGCATCGCTCAAGTCATGTGTAGGTACCTACGTTCCTACGAATTACGAAACATGGAAAGTTCCGATTTGCTTCCACCCACCGGCCAGCGTTTTCGAAATTAATCGATGCCTGGGCCAGGGGAACGAAAAAACTCGTTCGCAACAACCTTGCTGAAAGAAAGCAATTTTCCGCATTATGGAACTAACTTTTGCGGATGGATTGCTGGCTGCCTGGCTGGCGTAATGGAAAACCCCACAAAACAGTTTCCGCAATTTGATGCGTTTGCTCAATGCGAAGTCGCGAGGACCTGCTGGATTCCTGGATTCGAAAATGGAAATTGGTCGATTTAGGTATCCGTGACTGGGTCAATCAGCCA
It includes:
- the LOC129749999 gene encoding uncharacterized protein LOC129749999, giving the protein MSRSIGLVLLGLVVMTFAAPQQGANYPEGSPAAAKERDRYEVVGQEGGQAVVRNNGRNLTKDGDEETLEELQAKSAQYSYDSSIKDSISDQSITRQESREGLALKGMYAYSDGFYKREVHYVADEKGYRVVKELSIPIGDGPKVDPNGKADVSSSLSGSYSITADDIARPIRKSSRKV
- the LOC129750002 gene encoding uncharacterized protein LOC129750002 — translated: MAKLFIVGFVALALIAIIEAASFGQCPVASKVQTCTPKCLSDVDCSTSGGKCCPNTCNYKSCVSPSQLTQSTGGGQSGNKYQSGGAGTYCGNVKCNAFETCKLDPSSKRQKCTRS